A part of Meleagris gallopavo isolate NT-WF06-2002-E0010 breed Aviagen turkey brand Nicholas breeding stock chromosome 26, Turkey_5.1, whole genome shotgun sequence genomic DNA contains:
- the LOC109371009 gene encoding uncharacterized protein LOC109371009 isoform X3, translating to MPDLLFTKKQYLARPHFSRSPWSWEDWKQYSFDAQCTQPACVCGCGSGGGGQTLLPVRRRLVALEMKRVPFTMLFSGSVNECLDDFIGNSSWTRRRKGHLSSPEDGRQGQTGPNNIPRAQNVTCCLFSSYSSTPRFRFSLSCPASYCMTWPKEQDYNTT from the exons ATGCCGGATTTACTTTTCACGAAGAAGCAGTACCTGGCCAGACCGCATTTTTCTCGCTCTCCTTGGTCATGGGAAGATTGGAAACAATATTCTTTTGATGCTCAGTGCACTCAGCCTGCGTGCGTGTGCGGCTGTGGcagtggaggaggaggacaaACTTTGCTACCTGTGAGACGAAGGCTG gtAGCACTGGAAATGAAAAGAGTTCCATTTACGATGTTGTTCTCAGGCTCTGTAAAT gaaTGCCTTGATGACTTCATAGGGAATTCCTCATGGACAAGAAGGAGAAAGGGTCATCTGAGTTCTCCTGAAGATGGGAGGCAGGGCCAGACAGGCCCCAACAACATTCCTAGGGCGCAGAATGTCACCTGCTGCCTCTTCTCCTCCTACAGTTCCACACCGAGGTTCAG GTTTTCATTGTCTTGTCCAGCTTCATACTGCATGACTTGGCCAAAGGAACAAGATTACAACACTACGTAA